The following coding sequences lie in one Arachis ipaensis cultivar K30076 chromosome B05, Araip1.1, whole genome shotgun sequence genomic window:
- the LOC107640401 gene encoding uncharacterized protein LOC107640401, with protein MKEPLMEMIRANADLFSWTPADMPGIDPQLVSHHLAVKAGTKPVAQRRRKMSQERAEEVARQTASLLEAGFIREMDYSTWLSNVVLVKKQNGRWRMCVDYSDLNKACPKDCYPLPNIDALVDAAAGYRLMNKIFSELIGKTVEVYVDDILAKTARPDDPLSDLDGVFSSLRQHGMRLNPLKCAFAMEAGKFLGFMITQRGVEANPEKCQAVIQMKSPGCIKDVQRLAGRLTALSRFLGASAARALPFFNLMRKGMTFEWTPACEEAFNHFKEILVAPPVLGKPRAGEPLYLYLSVTEEALAAVLVREEGKTQQPVYFVSRVLQGPELRYSKLEKLALGLLISSRRLRQYFQSHRIVVRTDQAIRQVLQKPDLAGRMMTWAIELSQYDLQYEPRHAIKAQAMADFLVEVTGDPPEETGTRWRLHVDGASNQMSGGAGVILESPAGVIYEQSTRFEFPVSNNQAEYEALLGGLILAREVGATKVEVCSDSQVVTSQVNGSYQARDPLLQRYLEKVKEITSQFQEVTVQHVPRERNTRADLLSKLASTKPGSGNRSLIQGLVKEPTIALHLMKSSPSWLDPITNFLELGKLPEDEKAAKVITRFGIPEVVISDNGTQFTDKKFMEFLSGLGIKQRFSSVEHPQTNGQVEAANKVILLGLKKCLDNKKGTWADELASVLCDTRRNRRTEPPTTTRGHERSGRKDLVEETREMAHLSETALKQRIALRYNAKVLKRDFEERDLVLRRNDVGVPTPGEGKLAVNWEGPYRVREVLSKGAYKLERLDGKEVPRTWNASSLRRFYS; from the exons ATGAAGGAAcctttgatggaaatgatcagggctaaTGCCGACCTCTTTTCCTGGACGCCTGCCGATATGCCCGGGATAGACCCCCAGCTCGTATCGCATCATCTGGCTGTCAAGGCGGGAACCAAGCCAGTGGCCCAGAGGAGGAGAAAGATGTCGCAGGAAAGGGCAGAAGAGGTAGCCAGGCAGACGGCCAGCCTCCTCGAAGCAGGGTTCATCCGGGAAATGGACTACTCGACTTGGTTGTCGAACGTGGTCCTGGTTAAAAAACAGAATGGGAGATGGAGAATGTGCGTAgactactctgacctcaacaaggcgtgccccaaggactgctacccctTGCCTAACATTGACGCACTCGTCGACGCAGCggcggggtaccg gctaatgaataagaTATTCAGTGAACTCATAGGAAAAACagtagaagtctacgtggatgacatacTCGCGAAGACCGCGCGACCCGACGACCCCCTGAGCGACCTTGATGGTGTTTTTTCGTCACTAAGGCAGcacggcatgaggcttaatccGCTCAAATGCGCGTTTGCCATGGAGGCCGGGaagttcctgggattcatgatCACTCAAAGAGGAGTGGAAGCCAACCCCGAGAAGTGCCAAGCAGTTAtccagatgaagagcccgggttgTATCAAGGACGTCCAACGACTTGCCGGGAGGCTAACGGCTTTATCCCGATTCCTCGGGGCGTCGGCAGCAAGAGCCCTACCTTTCTTCAATCTAATGAGAAAGGGAATGACGTTTGAATGGACCCCAGCGTGCGAAgaagcattcaaccacttcaaggagATCTTAGTGGCACCACCAGTTCTCGGGAAACCCCGGGCCGGAGAACCACTCTATCTCTACCTATCAGTAACTGAGGAAGCGCTTGCCGCAGTGCTCGTTAGGGAAGAGGGGAAGACCCAACAACCCGTTTACTTCGTGAGCAGGGTCCTCCAAGGACCAGAGCTGAGGTACAGCAAGCTGGAAAAACTGGCGCTGGGCCTCCTAATCTCCTCCCGAAGGCTAAGACAATACTTCCAGAGCCATCGTATAGTCGTGAGGACGGATCAGGCAATTCGCCAAGTACTGCAAAAACCTGACTTGGCTGGTAGGATGATGACttgggccatcgagctctcccaATATGACCTACAGTATGAACCCCGACACGCAATCAAAGCCCAGGCAATGGCAGACTTTCTGGTTGAGGTGACGGGAGACCCTCCAGAGGAAACGGGCACACGATGGAGGCTCCACGTcgacggggcctccaaccaaatGTCTGGGGGAGCAGGGGTAATCTTAGAAAGCCCAGCAGGGGTCATCTATGAGCAATCGACTAGGTTCGAGTTCCCAgtgtcgaacaaccaagcagaatatgaggctctCTTGGGCGGACTAATACtagctcgggaagtcggggcgacaaaggtcgaagtatgcagcgactcacaAGTTGTCACCTCGCAGGTAAACGGAAGCTACCAGGCCCGGGACCCCCTCCTACAAAGATACTTGGAAAAGGTTAAAGAAATAACAAGTCAGTTCCAAGAAGTCACCGTCCAACACgtcccaagagaaaggaacacacgtgCGGACCTCCTGTCCAAGCTGGCGAGCACAAAACCAGGGTCGGGTAACCGGTCCCTCATCCAAGGCTTGGTGAAGGAACCAACGATCGCCCTCCATTTGATGAAGTCAAGCCCCTCATGGCTAGACCCCATCACCAACTTCCTGGAACTCGGCAAGTTGCCTGAAGATGAGAAAGCGGCCAAA gtgataacccgtttcggtatCCCGGAGGTCGTTATCTCAGATAATGGGACCCAATTCACAGACAAGAAGTTCATGGAGTTCCTCTCAGGCCTAGGGATAAAACAGAGGTTCTCCTCAGTAGAACATccccaaacaaacgggcaggtAGAAGCTGCAAACAAAGTCATCCTTCTTGGTCTAAAGAAGTGCCTAGACAATAAGAAAGGAACATGGGCTGACGAACTCGCCTCCGTCCTATG TGATACCCGTCGAAATCGGCGAACCGAGCCCCCGACTACTACTCGCGGGCATGAGCGAAGCGGTCGAAAGGACCTGGTCGAGGAAACAAGGGAGATGGCTCACTTATCAGAAACAGCGTTGAAACAAAGAATTGCCCTGCGCTACAACGCTAAAGTCCTCAAACGAGATTTCGAGGAAAgggacctcgtcctgcgacgcaacgacgTCGGCGTACCGACCCCAGGGGAAGGCAAGCTGGCGGTGaactgggaaggtccctacagggtaAGGGAGGTACTCAGCAAAGGTGCTTACAAGCTCGAAAGACTCGATGGCAAGGAAGTACCCAGAACATGGAATGCGAGTAGCCTAAGAAGGTTCTACTCATGA